A region from the Drosophila takahashii strain IR98-3 E-12201 chromosome 2L, DtakHiC1v2, whole genome shotgun sequence genome encodes:
- the LOC108069215 gene encoding ring-infected erythrocyte surface antigen, which produces MASCDVQATRSQDELKKTENTKNVKNSEDLGALNFKSSVEMDAEPTASSESDLRPSRSSVTKMTTKIPAPIFLGPSGSLHQISSRRLYSSVVRNSVDDHQMTDDSGIQLESSMTELADTTLTVRPSPILQTILDRIPGTSSEMELRRAEEQTLKELQRVVAEMEAEVALDDLDMQDVQFETEESRPNEDQGIENKTENSGLNVGQLSVNKTQQKLPDDPEKVLSNEELPVVNQQAKQEKCADIEEQMEDPEKVLSNEELPVADIEEQMDKEVELFEKLAEEPAEESTQMVLQEPIEEPQKSVPETLMEELEMAISGGGETAEDRFLRNQFERSPETMGLKFQQPTDENQSNISDSGLTARPSVDGSVESDRRMVPLEELFDPEHNVELLRQLLQSGAEENTTTEAEPVVNETEMVEDIEAEVEMEAEPEAETEIEEEMDSGKKQTASKSFSFFRRLIGRKLLQLSYPILFCSLAFSLIYLSRKE; this is translated from the coding sequence ATGGCCAGCTGCGATGTGCAAGCAACTCGCTCCCAGGACGAGTTGAAGAAGACTGAGAACACGAAGAATGTGAAAAATTCCGAAGATTTGGGggcattaaattttaaatcaagCGTCGAAATGGACGCGGAACCAACCGCCTCCTCTGAGAGCGATCTGCGACCCTCACGCAGTTCGGTGACGAAGATGACCACCAAAATTCCGGCTCCCATTTTTCTGGGTCCCAGTGGCAGTCTTCATCAGATTAGCAGTCGCCGCCTGTACAGCTCGGTGGTACGCAACTCGGTCGATGATCATCAAATGACAGATGACTCGGGCATCCAACTGGAGTCTTCGATGACGGAACTGGCCGACACAACGCTAACGGTCAGACCCAGTCCCATACTGCAAACGATTCTCGACAGGATTCCGGGAACCAGCAGCGAAATGGAACTTCGACGGGCTGAGGAGCAAACACTCAAGGAACTTCAACGAGTCGTCGCCGAAATGGAGGCCGAAGTGGCCCTAGATGACCTGGATATGCAGGATGTGCAGTTCGAAACTGAGGAATCAAGGCCAAATGAAGACCAAGGGATCGAAAATAAGACTGAGAACTCTGGACTAAATGTGGGACAGCTCTCTGTAAATAAAACGCAGCAGAAACTGCCCGACGATCCTGAAAAAGTTCTGAGTAATGAAGAATTGCCAGTGGTTAATCAACAGGCAAAGCAAGAAAAATGTGCAGATATTGAGGAACAAATGGAGGATCCTGAAAAAGTTCTGAGTAATGAAGAATTGCCAGTGGCAGATATTGAGGAACAAATGGACAAGGAAGTGGAACTCTTTGAGAAACTGGCTGAAGAGCCAGCTGAAGAATCCACACAGATGGTTCTCCAAGAACCCATCGAGGAACCCCAGAAGTCTGTACCCGAAACGCTAATGGAAGAACTTGAAATGGCGATAAGTGGGGGTGGCGAAACCGCAGAGGATCGATTTCTCAGGAACCAATTCGAAAGAAGCCCCGAAACAATGGGCCTAAAATTTCAGCAACCAACGGATGAGAACCAATCCAACATTTCGGACTCGGGACTGACTGCCCGACCATCGGTGGATGGATCGGTGGAGAGCGATCGCCGGATGGTTCCCTTGGAAGAACTGTTCGATCCGGAACACAATGTGGAGCTACTGCGTCAGCTTTTGCAGTCGGGAGCCGAAGAAAACACCACCACAGAGGCAGAGCCAGTTGTGAACGAGACTGAAATGGTGGAGGATATAGAAGCGGAGGTGGAAATGGAAGCGGAACCGGAAGCGGAAACCGAGATCGAGGAGGAAATGGATTCCGGCAAAAAGCAGACTGCTAGCAAATCGTTCAGCTTCTTTCGGAGACTCATCGGTCGCAAACTTCTGCAGCTCAGCTATCCCATACTATTCTGCAGCTTGGCTTTCAGTCTGATTTACCTGTCGCGCAAGGAGTAG